A single window of Anser cygnoides isolate HZ-2024a breed goose chromosome 12, Taihu_goose_T2T_genome, whole genome shotgun sequence DNA harbors:
- the LOC136791817 gene encoding uncharacterized protein, which yields MLQSSILSRRQIPARSSQHRCQAAQAQRRPHCSSGRPRGWGLREGFVSSSHTCRPPQPLCWKEGRFVAPLPSAVSKQKQNPVAFSPSEDADNSGTGGAFSRAISVPSQRGAKTPPDRGQRSDIPKLQICPSPTLASSFQNSELHHPRLQARGARGAKAAQPARGLGTLQGRLTRHRGSFELLTSRRVPHKLFGLVPTSQHPRQPDPRAGDPCSTPSRLPGPHLAERPSSSSSSAAGSASRKRPRAVPCPSVTGREEKASSAESTGEYKSLSTELPLSTATCTARSAPTAPPDKPAARTKPPLTKRQFLSGNYGSTQTNIFQLLHARHQFSPRSCVQPSARNTC from the exons ATGCTTCAATCTTCTATTTTAAGCAGAAGACAGATTCCAGCTCGCAGCAGCCAGCACCGCTGCCAGGCCGCCCAGGCTCAGCGGCGGCCCCACTGCAGCTCgggccggccgcggggctggggtcTCCGGGAGGGTTTCGTGTCCTCCTCCCACACGTGCCGACCTCCTCAGCCTTTGTGTTGGAAAGAAGGCAGGTTTGTGGCACCCCTTCCTTCTGCGGtttcaaagcagaagcaaaacccCGTTGCATTTTCACCTTCAGAAGACGCCGACAACTCAGGGACTGGCGGGGCCTTCTCCAGAGCCATCTCCGTGCCCTCCCAGAGGGGGGCCAAAACCCCTCCGGACCGTGGGCAACGCAGCGATATCCCCAAGCTGCAAATTTGTCCATCTCCTACACTAGccagcagtttccaaaactCAGAACTTCATCATCCCCGACTGCAGGCACGAGGTGCCAGAGGAGCGAAGGCAGCGCAGCCTGCCCGAGGCCTCGGCACGCTCCAGGGACGCCTCACCAGGCACCGAGGCTCATTCGAGCTTCTCACAAGCAGAAGGGTGCCCCACAAGCTTTTCGGGCTGGTACCCACGAGCCAGCACCCACGGCAGCCCGACCCCAGAGCAGGGgacccctgcagcaccccctcGAGGTTGCCCGGGCCCCACCTCGCCGAgcggcccagcagcagcagcagcagcgccgctGGTTCAGCTTCTAGGAAGAGGCCGCGAGCCGTTCCGTGTCCGTCGGTCACAG ggagggaagagaaggcttcTTCAGCAGAAAGCACAGGCGAATACAAGTCGCTGAGCACGGAGCTCCCTCTGAGCACAGCCACCTGCACTGCCAGGTCAGCTCCCACCGCCCCCCCGGACAAGCCAGCAGCCCGCACGAAACCTCCGCTCACAAAACGTCAGTTTTTAAGCGGCAATTACGGCTCGACTCAAACAAACATCTTCCAATTACTCCACGCACGTCACCAGTTTTCCCCTCGCAGTTGCGTGCAGCCGAGTGCCAGGAATACCTGCTGA